CTGCATGAGGAACCTGCCTCTGCTTGTTCAATCTTGGCTCAACCGTGGCAGTTCTCGACGCTGGCTTCTTGCCGGCTCCATCACAGCGATGTTGTCAGCCAACTGCCTGGCGTTCTGCTCGGTGGTGTCACTAGTCCGACTCCGCAACCGGGGGCAGGTAGCCTTGCGCCTCCGGGCCCAGAATCAGAGCTACGGCCTGAGCCAGACAACGGTGCACCTGCCGCGATGAGGCCGGAACCCGCCGGGGCCATTTCAGTTTGCGCGAAGAAGAAAGAAGCTTCAAAGCATAGCGGCCAATATTGATGCCGTCACGCACAGTATAGCGCTCCTGCGCCAGGTGGCTGTTCTGCAGAAAGTCCACCACATAGTCGAGTATCATATCGTCGGCAAAAGGCAGATTCTGGGCCAAGATGAGCTTTTCCTCCTCGCGTTCTGGAAAGTCGATGAAAATCTGGGGCTGCAGGCGAGAATCAATGTATTCTGGCAATTCGAAGGTGCTGGCATCGTCATTCATGGTGGCGCAGAAGCGGAAATTTGCATGGGCCCTTATTTTGATGCCGGCCACAATAGATTCCACATATCTGCGGCTGTCCAACAGGGGTGCCAGGGAGGCCCAGCTCTTCTCGCTCATGCGGTTGCCTTCGTCCAGGATGGCAACGCCGCCGCGAATCATGGCAGTGACAATGGCAGAGGCCACGTATTTGATTTTATTCTCTTCAGAGATGACCGGAGTTATCAACAGATCTTCCGGGCGAGTGTCCATGGTGGCCTGGAAGAGGTAAACCTCCTGACGAAGCCGTTTGGCTGCAGCATAAGCCAGAGTGGTCTTGCCTACTCCCGGTTTGCCGATGAGTCGAGGATTGAGAGGCACATCATCCTCGCTGACCACCAACCAGGCAGCGAGAACCTGGTCCAAGAGTTCTCGCTGGCCGACCCACTTCATGGGGAGTTCATCAGGGTGGCTCAACATGAGATTGACTTCGTCTATAGTTACACTTTCTTGCATGAGCATGTCCCCAAATAAGCGGCACAAGGAAAAACTGCATCGCTTCATTCTACGGGAAGCCGCTGCCGAGTTCAAGTGTGCCTGCGGCCAGGTTTGACATCTTCTTGCAGCGTCTCTAGAATTGGAGTGAGCAGGAAGCCCGGATGTCTGCAAAAGTACGCCGAGGCGTGATTTTTGGGACTTCCGGGCTGATAGCTGCTCTGGGCCTGGCAACAGGGCCTTCTGGCGGTTGCCGGCAGCAAGAGCGTAAAGAGAGAGCGAGTCCACAATTGGAGGGCACATATACAAAAGGAGGCAGCGCCATGTTTGAAACCATCAAGAAGAGTTTGCTTGCAAGCCTGGGGGCGGCGGTGGTGACCAAAGAGAAAGTGGAAGAGGCAACCCGCCACTGGGTGGACGAGGGCAAAATTTCCACGGAAGAGGCGGAACGGCTGGCCCAGGAGCTGGTGGAGAGCGGCCGCCATCAATGGGAGGACATGCAGACCAGGATCAGTGAGACGGTGAGGAAGGGGCTTGCCACTTTTGACATCGGCAGCAAGAAGGAATTTCAGGAATTGCAGGAGA
The nucleotide sequence above comes from Deltaproteobacteria bacterium. Encoded proteins:
- a CDS encoding phasin family protein, which encodes MSAKVRRGVIFGTSGLIAALGLATGPSGGCRQQERKERASPQLEGTYTKGGSAMFETIKKSLLASLGAAVVTKEKVEEATRHWVDEGKISTEEAERLAQELVESGRHQWEDMQTRISETVRKGLATFDIGSKKEFQELQEKVEQLEKRLQALEEAQQGTEE
- a CDS encoding AAA family ATPase; amino-acid sequence: MQESVTIDEVNLMLSHPDELPMKWVGQRELLDQVLAAWLVVSEDDVPLNPRLIGKPGVGKTTLAYAAAKRLRQEVYLFQATMDTRPEDLLITPVISEENKIKYVASAIVTAMIRGGVAILDEGNRMSEKSWASLAPLLDSRRYVESIVAGIKIRAHANFRFCATMNDDASTFELPEYIDSRLQPQIFIDFPEREEEKLILAQNLPFADDMILDYVVDFLQNSHLAQERYTVRDGINIGRYALKLLSSSRKLKWPRRVPASSRQVHRCLAQAVALILGPEAQGYLPPVAESD